One segment of Choloepus didactylus isolate mChoDid1 chromosome 15, mChoDid1.pri, whole genome shotgun sequence DNA contains the following:
- the LOC119510981 gene encoding 60S ribosomal protein L39-like, whose amino-acid sequence MSSHKTFRIKRFLAKKQKQNHPIPQWIRMKTGNKIRYNSKRRHWRRTTLDL is encoded by the coding sequence ATGTCTtctcataagacttttagaatcAAGCGATTCCTggccaagaaacaaaaacagaatcacCCCATTCCTCAATGGATTCGAATGAAAACTGGCAATAAAATCAGGTACAACTCCAAGAGGAGACATTGGAGAAGAACCACGCTGGATCTGTAA